The genomic DNA AATCTGGGATATGTTTAATTTCAAAAGCGTAACAACTTGATaaaagatgtctcctacttcactttAAAAGACctttctcagtgtatgtgctcTGGAGGCttcacatgacacatgacagTAAGTTGCttactggaccaggattggtGTCAAActtgttgtgatgtcataaatcatcATAAACCAACCCCTTAAATTCTgattttcaatgagctcagATAAACATTCTGCTTCTACTGAGCAGATACATGTGAAATCAAACTCTGCAGATACATCATTCTGCTCAGTGAAGCTCagacatccaactgaaggaacaagaatgtaaatgtatttttgagcGGAAGGGGACTTTAAAGCTTGTAGTATGATGGTAATGGATTATGCTGCATATGGTAAATAGGCGAAAACATGCAAAAGCCAGCGGTATGGTCCTTCAGGGGGGAAGGGCGGCGGCGGTGAACCAACCTGAGGTTTGCATGGTCTCACTTCAGCAGACTGTCAGTCTCCGGGCACTCAGTGACCGATAGCTGTGCCTGAAGGAAGGACAAACCTCAAATCAATACCTTGTCTAAAAACACAGGGAGAAACTTGAGACAGAAATCATGCAATGTCTACAGGAGAAGATATGCTCATGCAActcaagcttttcttttttggataACTTTGTACAGGCACAACCTTTGAAATATTACAAGTAAGCAACTTTTACACatattgcaaataaaaaaagtctcAGCAGCTCAACTGTACAGAAGATATTGACATAGATTTGGCTTTGTTCATTTTAGCAAGAGTTGCATTAACACTACtctaataatatattttgttagTACACAGAACAGTTATTTTGGTACATAAAATCCACTACTGTATGATATTGGAAGTTAcgtttttcttactttttttagTCGATTCTTTTTTGTTGCCATGactgtaataatattttaagaaaTTGTACGCATTTACCAGCAAGTTTATGTCAATGGATAAACACACTACGAAATTAAacatttagggttaggttaccTTTACAGTGGAGTTCTCTAGGTTATAACCATCCTCTCCATTGCACTGCCATTACTCTGTACTAAAGTAGCCATCGCGCCAGCGTCATTCATGACAATGAAGCCTAGATCTGAATGGTGGTTTGAATTCAGTTAATTTTCAGATGCTATAAAAGCAATTCTCATTAACGATTACGACCACAGGTAAGAGGATTGAAAAAGTCTTATACATACCCAGGCATTCAATGCTTTAGAACTCTATACACATTAGGAAGCTATCCAGGTTATTTTAGAGGTCTTACCTCTGggtcctttttaaaaagtatagaaagagagagaaagaataagTTGTGCTCTTTTGATAATCAATCAAGACATCATTTAGTAGGGTTAAAGTCTTCAGACGTCAATACattcatttagatttaaaatgCGGTTTTGAATGAGAAACAAAGGAAAACACCTACATCTGACGGCTGAAGCTTGTTTAAAAAAGGTCATTTCAGATTTTACTAGGACAGGAAACAAATAAAGCAAGTTAAgtttcataaaaaacaaactaagcTTTATTGACAAACTGCTGCAAAACATCTTTTGGACAGATTTAGTAACCTATTTAGGCAAGCTTACACATGTAGCATAATGCATTTTATGGAGAGGGTACAGATACTAGTGGCAGAATAAGTACAGTTaggatgttttaaaatatgtacaaGAGTTCGGATTGAGCTGCAGGATCCCTTCTCTATAGAAAGAGAAGACCCATGTGGAGATTTTTGTCCCAATCCTTCTTGGTGTACTTTGTGCATGCAGTTTATAGAGAATCAGATCACAAAATGAAGACCTGAACTGTTTTTAGCATAACAGGAGGCCATCTCTTGGCCATGTTctcattaaacaaacattttgtcttCAGAGTcttaaaattaatttttaacatgtaaaacaaaTTGAGGATATGAGGACAGTCCATCTCAACAGTGTCTATTAGGGCTATATTTCAAAACTCTAAGTACAATGACAAATATTGCTGCCTAAATCTAAATGGACAACGTTTTAGaactatttaaaaacaaaccatcaTCAAGAATGAATTGTACTGAATTCCATTAACATTGATTCTTTAACCTTCacttaatttaagtttttttttgttttctatattACAAGTTTAAAAGGTCTTTTATTCGGCTATATTAACAGAATTTTGAAATGTAGCCTAAATGGGAATCTGCAACTGACCCTCGACAGAttctttgtatttaaaaaacaattaaaatggaTTCCTTAGACAAGTGGGTAATGTGCCACTATTTCCACTAGAAATGACTATTTCCAAACAGTTAAAAAATTAATGATTAACAATGCAAAAAAGCCAGAAGGGAGTAAAAAGGGTCAGAGAAAAAGGAtacagcaaaataaacaaaaactcaaatgaaaaaaggaacaaaaagggACACCAACTTCTCCTCTCTAACCCATCTAAAAGCCgctttggttggttggttggtaggGCGGATGGGTGGTTGGTTGGTGCGGCAAAGTAGGGGTGGGGGGAGTGGGTGGGGGAGGTCGCGGTCAAATCTCAAAAAACAGTTCCGATTTTCAGTTCCCAATTTTCTCTCTCGTATAAAGTCCGGTGtaggaaaaaagaccaaacCAAAGACAAAACGGACAATTACTTTTGCCGGGCTGCTTAAAGCGACAGCTGCCGTGGTAGACAGGCGGTAGTCAGGGCGACACGTTAAGTGTGGCGTGTCCACTTCAGTACTGTCGGTATGGGTGCTCCCTGTAGGGCGTCTTGGCACCTCTGGAGGGGGGCATGGCCTTTCCAGCTGTTCGCTGAGTCCCATTCCAGTCATCCTGGCctaaagacacacaacacacattcaaataatTACACCCCTCAATGTTGATTCAAACCGCTTCATGATTTACTACTGAAAACCCTTCAGGCCAGTAGTGGACAATACAGTAACCTGTGGAGGTTTCATGAAAAACAGTTACGTTAACAGTCAGCCTTCATCACAAAGAAGCATTGTGCGAATCCTTGAGGTCAAACAAATTTGGCTAAatatttgtttgattgtttacaTCTACATTTATCGCGTCACCCACTCGATCCGAAAGAAAACAGGGAGCAACTTATAAAAACATTGCTCAATAGCgctactagtggtcaaaaacgcCACAGGTTACATGTTGTTATGAACTAATTCATAACAACATGTAGGGTCTTCGGAATACACTATGAACTAGCATTCACCTTGTCTGTTACTTTTTACATCCAGCATCTACTTACAGTGAATATGATGTCATGCTTACCGTATGATTCATATGACTCTGTGGTCTCTCCGTGTCCGTAGTCATAGTACTCTGGCTCTCTGATGGTCAAAAACAGGGAgcgagaagagaaaaaagatctgttaatcttaaaaataaaacatcaagaAGCTGCTGACTGTAATATCTAGGGGGATGATAATTGGCTTCCACGAATAAGATCAAAGCTTGGCTCTCTAGCATGGAACATCTCGGGTCCCTGCTGGTTCTCCTAAATAACACCGTATTATGAAACACCGTCTATGTCGGAATTTTGTGCAGAAGTGGCTGAAAAGTCTTTCTGCTCTCGAACCCCCTCCCTCCAGTTTTGAGTGAAACTAGCAACTAGGCgatgtgtgttcttttttgtGGGAAAGCAGGTGAAAAACCAAAGAGACATCTGATTCACTCACGCCTGCGGCTGACTGTAATAGCTGTCGTATGACTCGTAGGCCGGCTCTGTGTAGCTCTCGTCGTAGCCCTGGAGAGGGgaggaaacagaaacaggagTGAGATGTAAGGAGAGGCTTGCTCATGAATCATGAATGTCAAGATGTCCCCGATGTGCTGCACTTGTACTAAAGCAGACGCACTATACTATACCGACCCCCCCCCACACCGTAAGTCTAAAGCATCTGAAATCACTTGTTCCTGTGACGGACGAGCAATTCAAATCTAACAGAGTCCCCACAAGAGGAGAGGTTGGAGAGGTCAGACTTCACTGCGTCAAAGCTGCCAGCAGCACATCAGCAAAAACACTCACATCTCTATGCTTTGCACTACATGGTCCTCTACTACCATTATTATGTATAACCCcatcaaaaatctcatttaaGATGTAATTTACTTATTTGTATGTTAACATCAACATTGTGCTGTATTTGACCACACAAACTAAATGGATAAATGAAAACTCTCCACTGGCTGTACTTACATATTCGTCGTAGCTCTCAGCGGCTGCAGCAGGGTTGTGCTGGTGGGGTGGCATCATCCTCTGGGGGGGTCCGCCAGCTGGGGGCCTTGCGCGGGGTGCCGCAGCTCCCCTGGAGGGCGCCGACGGGGGTCCCCCTCGGCCTGATGGGGCGCCCCTCACGGCGCCGCCTCTGGCCGGTCCGCCTCGACTTACGCCGCCCCGGGTGCCGGCACCGCGAGGAGGCATCCCCCTACCCCTGAGAAACATTGAAGTTTCAACTGTGTTCATTTTCTATTTAGACACTGAACATAAGGGGAATTTATTATGAGTCACTGGTGATCACTCTCAATAGTCTTTCAACTCATTTAGATTTGCCAGaggtgagcgtgtgtgtgtgtgtgtgtgtgtgcatctcctCACCTGTGTGCTCCAGCAGGGGGGACTCCGCGGCCCCTGACTGGCATGCCCCCTCTGCCTCGGGCTACGTGCTCCTGGCCTCCATT from Scomber scombrus chromosome 16, fScoSco1.1, whole genome shotgun sequence includes the following:
- the khdrbs1b gene encoding KH domain-containing, RNA-binding, signal transduction-associated protein 1b — its product is MENGDKYLPELLAEKDSLDSSFTHAMKLLNAEIDRIQKGETPKEADGYLDLFTTKNIKLKERVLIPVKQYPKFNFVGKILGPQGNTIKRLQEETGAKISVLGKGSMRDKSKEEGLRKGGEPKYAHLSMELHVFIEVFAPVPEAYLRMAHAMEEVKKFLFPDMMDDICQEQFMEMSYLNGGQEHVARGRGGMPVRGRGVPPAGAHRGRGMPPRGAGTRGGVSRGGPARGGAVRGAPSGRGGPPSAPSRGAAAPRARPPAGGPPQRMMPPHQHNPAAAAESYDEYGYDESYTEPAYESYDSYYSQPQAEPEYYDYGHGETTESYESYGQDDWNGTQRTAGKAMPPSRGAKTPYREHPYRQY